One genomic segment of Komagataella phaffii GS115 chromosome 4, complete sequence includes these proteins:
- a CDS encoding S-adenosylmethionine-homocysteine methyltransferase, with protein MTPITKMDSWLKQKRCRVLDGALGTELEKLGIDIKSRLWSGKALFYSPETITQIHSSYIQAGAELILTCTYQLSDQGLKDLGIDDPDVYDRAVKLAKDAVDQNEGENKAKIVGSIGSYGAYLSGGEEYTGEYGAISKSELEEFHRVRLQSLLTNPDVDLIGFETIPNILEAETLVVLFNALATSLNVDKGYYMSFNCREESNQSVIADGTSIPEVSDRLSKLDVSRMYAIGTNCCSISTANGAVELFSKHTNLPLIVYPNSGERYDKTEKKWLPGECDQKITDIVVNWLQLNVKIIGGCCRTNPHFIRQLRDIVDNSSRSG; from the coding sequence ATGACACCAATTACAAAGATGGACAGCTGGCTCAAACAAAAACGGTGCAGAGTCCTAGACGGAGCTTTAGGAACagagttggaaaagctGGGTATTGATATCAAGAGTCGATTGTGGTCAGGAAAAGCTCTTTTCTATTCTCCAGAGACTATTACTCAAATCCATAGCAGCTATATTCAAGCAGGAGCTGAGTTGATATTAACATGTACTTATCAATTGAGCGACCAGGGACTGAAAGATTTAGGGATTGACGATCCTGATGTGTACGACAGGGCTGTGAAGCTGGCTAAAGATGCTGTTGACCAGAATGAGGGAGAAAATAAAGCCAAAATCGTTGGTTCAATAGGTTCCTATGGTGCCTATTTATCGGGAGGAGAGGAGTACACTGGAGAGTATGGAGCTATTAGCAAGTCagagttggaagaatttCATAGAGTTCGATTACAAAGTCTGCTCACAAATCCAGATGTGGATTTGATAGGATTTGAAACTATCCCTAATATTTTGGAAGCAGAGACTTTGGTTGTCCTCTTCAATGCGTTAGCGACCAGTTTGAATGTTGATAAAGGATATTACATGTCGTTTAATTGCAGGGAGGAGAGCAATCAATCTGTAATCGCAGATGGCACCTCCATACCGGAAGTATCCGACAGATTGTCCAAACTTGATGTATCCAGAATGTATGCCATAGGTACAAACTGCTGCAGCATCAGCACTGCTAACGGGGCAGTGGAGCTATTCTCTAAACATACAAACCTTCCATTGATCGTTTACCCCAATTCTGGGGAGAGATATGacaaaactgaaaaaaaatggctCCCTGGTGAATGCGACCAAAAAATAACTGACATCGTAGTCAATTGGCTGCAACTGAATGTAAAGATCATTGGAGGATGTTGTCGGACCAATCCCCACTTTATTCGTCAACTTAGAGATATAGTCGACAACAGTAGCAGAAGTGGATGA
- a CDS encoding putative protein kinase, overexpression causes sensitivity to staurosporine — translation MFDGLKISSTSRPRQGKAKSDTNLCIDTHDTISKSFDDDASSDNEILFDSQQSPDMTTISGSFQSPLTPFIVDSATFTHKPILLELENEISSICARVQGSVPKSSLCIDERLYSVKIGRLVGTGGDSRIFDCTLTGNVPNIPLPREPLVIKIPLNKYGCRYIEREAQVLSKLNGDTRFLHSYGLYNLSSKEYPRCPKDTQFPSLVLPKMDTDLENFINSLDADEHVEGVFIGKDRWWSLATCLFQGLLSMELSGIVHCDLKTSNILMKGESFSIADFSSARFYYSSPVDKEQRGTLTFTAPELLKLDAEPPSFHTDLFSAGLILLHAATGKEPYSGIHNNTQLMLLAKTGAIWKLLDPESLSRLNEDSNIYKMLHMILVERCQLHQLQSYF, via the coding sequence ATGTTTGATGGTCTGAAAATCAGTTCCACTAGTAGGCCTCGTCAGGGCAAAGCGAAGAGTGATACCAACCTATGCATTGATACCCATGATACCATCTCTAAATCGTTTGACGATGATGCCTCCTCCGACAATGAGATATTATTTGACTCACAACAATCACCAGATATGACCACCATCAGTGGTAGTTTCCAATCGCCACTTACCCCATTCATCGTAGACTCTGCTACCTTTACTCATAAACCAATATTATTAGAATTAGAGAACGAAATCTCCTCCATATGTGCAAGAGTTCAAGGCTCAGTGCCAAAGTCCTCACTTTGCATAGATGAAAGGCTCTATTCTGTCAAAATAGGAAGACTTGTTGGAACCGGTGGCGACTCAAGAATATTCGATTGCACTCTTACCGGTAACGTTCCCAATATACCACTTCCACGTGAACCACTCGTGATTAAGATACCTTTGAATAAATACGGATGCCGATACATTGAACGGGAAGCACAGGTGCTTTCAAAGCTCAATGGAGATACCCGATTTTTGCATTCGTATGGGCTGTACAACCTATCCTCCAAAGAATATCCTAGATGTCCAAAAGATACCCAGTTTCCCTCCCTAGTATTACCCAAGATGGATACCGATTTAGAAAATTTTATAAACTCCTTAGACGCTGATGAGCATGTGGAGGGAGTCTTTATTGGAAAAGATAGATGGTGGAGTTTAGCAACCTGTCTTTTCCAAGGCCTACTCTCAATGGAACTTTCTGGAATTGTCCATTGCGATTTAAAAACATCAAACATTTTGATGAAGGGAGAGTCCTTCTCAATTGCAGACTTTTCTTCTGCAAGATTTTATTATAGTTCTCCTGTTGACAAGGAGCAAAGAGGTACCCTGACATTCACTGCTCCAGAGCTGTTGAAGTTGGACGCTGAACCTCCAAGTTTCCATACAGATCTGTTTTCCGCAGgtttgattcttctccaTGCCGCCACAGGCAAGGAGCCTTACAGTGGAATTCATAACAATACACAACTGATGCTGCTAGCCAAAACAGGTGCTATTTGGAAGTTACTAGATCCCGAATCCCTTTCAAGGCTGAATGAAGACAGCAACATTTATAAGATGCTGCATATGATCCTCGTGGAGAGATGCCAGCTACACCAATTACAGAGCTACTTCTGA
- a CDS encoding Aminophospholipid translocase (flippase) that maintains membrane lipid asymmetry in post-Golgi secre, whose product MSRKNNNFSFEQESDIDDIDLLADDIPASSNQHQASSNGATAGQNSNPFKDPSIEDQYIYPDVELVDLQSRIDTSSAPLNSNGNPFADSNQVFDDDNDILNERVADNRRDLPDFNSPNESKFDIKMYWSKLLGKPYSKVRDNSSPRIIHLNDPVTNSHFRYMDNHISTTKYNLATFVPKFLFEQFSKYANLFFLFTSIIQQIPGVTPTNRYTTIGTLLVVLTVSAIKEIMEDLKRNSADKELNSSKTMVLDSKAQNFVPKSWLNLKVGEIVKVSNGEPFPADLLLLSSSEPEALCYIETANLDGETNLKIKQGKSQTSHLTSPRQLCNLQGKVLSENPNSSLYTYEGTITFDNQEVALSPDQMLLRGANLKNTNWVVGLVVFTGHETKLMRNATAAPIKRTNVERIINLQILALFGILITLSLISSLGNIIKLQLDGNELGYLDLENTNKVGLFFKNILTFWILFSNLVPISLFVSVELIKYYQAFMIASDLDIYDEEKDTPTVCRTSSLVEELGQIEYIFSDKTGTLTRNIMEYKASSIAGRCYIKDIPEDRRAIVGDDGIEIGFHNFEEMYQDLNSDELGNIINEFFTLLATCHTVIPEVQDDGTIKYQAASPDEGALVQGAADVGYRFTVRKPNSVVFENTHLGRKYTYELLDVLEFNSTRKRMSGIFKCPDGRIRLYSKGADTVIFERLSPSGNHFVEATTRHLEDFAAEGLRTLCIATRVISEEEYLEWKPIHDKASTTLVDRQQKMDDAAELIEKDLFLLGATAIEDKLQDGVPDTISSLQEAGIKIWILTGDRQETAINIGMSCRLLSEDMNLLVINEDSKEETRDNMLSKLTALHENQVSAEDMRSLALVIDGKSLGYALDPDLEDYFLEIGVMCRAVICCRVSPLQKALVVKMVKRRKKALLLAIGDGANDVSMIQAAHVGIGISGMEGMQAARSADFSISQFKFLKKLLIVHGAWSYQRISEAILYSFYKNIALYMIQFWYAFSNAYSGQTVVESWTLTLYNVFYTVAPPIVIGIFDQFVSARYLDRYPRLYRVCQKGTFFNVTIFWGWVINGFYHSAVIYLCSIFIYRYGNVLSGGQVADHWTFGTAVFTSCTLTALGKAALVTNLWTKFTLLAIPGSFGFWLLFFPFHATVGPLINVSQEYRGIIPSVYGSLTFWAMTLVVPIMCLLRDILWKYYRRMYHPETYHFVQEIQKYNIQDHKPRVTHFQKAIRKVRQVHRMRKQRGFAFSQADEGQDKLVRLYDTTKKRDINGVLW is encoded by the coding sequence ATGAGTCGAAAGAATaacaatttctcttttgagCAGGAAAGTGACATCGATGACATTGACCTTCTAGCTGACGATATACCTGCTTCTAGTAATCAACATCAAGCGAGTTCAAACGGAGCTACAGCCGGACAGAACTCTAATCCTTTCAAGGACCCATCCATAGAGGACCAGTACATCTATCCGGACGTAGAGTTGGTGGATCTGCAAAGTCGGATAGACACATCCTCAGCTCCGTTGAATAGTAATGGGAACCCATTTGCAGACTCTAACCAGGTGTTcgatgatgacaatgacATTTTGAACGAAAGAGTGGCAGATAACAGAAGAGATCTTCCTGATTTCAACTCTCCAAATGAGTCCAAGTTTGATATCAAGATGTACTGGAGTAAACTTTTAGGGAAACCTTATAGTAAGGTACGAGATAATTCCAGCCCAAGGATCATCCATCTAAATGACCCCGTTACAAACAGTCATTTTAGATACATGGACAACCACATTTCCACAACAAAATATAATCTAGCGACCTTTGTTCCAAAGTTCCTATTTGAACAGTTTTCCAAGTATGCAaacttgttctttttatttACTTCCATCATCCAACAAATTCCAGGAGTTACTCCAACGAATCGTTATACAACAATCGGTACTCTTCTAGTCGTTCTTACTGTGTCAGCAATCAAAGAGATTATGGAAgatctgaaaagaaatagCGCCGATAAGGAGCTCAATTCCTCAAAAACAATGGTACTTGACTCTAAAGCTCAAAATTTTGTCCCCAAGAGTTGGCTCAATTTGAAGGTGGGAGAAATTGTCAAAGTATCAAACGGCGAGCCTTTTCCAGCCGATTTACTTTTATTGAGTTCTTCAGAGCCTGAGGCTCTGTGCTACATTGAAACTGCCAATCTGGACGGAGAAACCAATTTAAAGATCAAGCAAGGTAAATCTCAAACTTCTCATTTAACAAGTCCTCGGCAGCTTTGCAATTTACAGGGGAAAGTACTTTCAGAGAATCCTAATTCAAGTCTGTATACATATGAAGGAACTATTACCTTTGATAATCAAGAAGTTGCCCTTTCTCCCGACCAAATGCTTTTGAGAGGTGCTAATTTGAAAAACACTAACTGGGTTGTTGGATTGGTGGTTTTTACTGGCCATGAAACAAAACTGATGAGAAATGCCACAGCTGCGCCGATCAAGAGGACAAATGTTGAACGAATTATtaatcttcaaattttggCCCTATTTGGAATTCTAATCACTTTATCTCTAATTTCTTCACTTGGAAACATCATCAAGTTGCAACTGGACGGGAATGAACTAGGCTATTTGGATCTTGAGAATACAAACAAAGTGGGcttatttttcaaaaacattCTAACCTTTTGGATTCTCTTCTCTAATCTGGTGCCCATTTCGTTGTTCGTCAGTGTTGAATTAATAAAATATTATCAAGCTTTTATGATTGCTTCAGACTTAGATATTtatgatgaagaaaaggacACCCCTACTGTGTGCCGAACATCTTCTTTAGTTGAGGAACTTGGCCAGATTGAGTACATATTCTCTGATAAAACAGGTACTCTCACAAGAAACATTATGGAGTATAAAGCAAGTTCAATTGCAGGTCGTTGTTATATCAAAGATATCCCAGAAGATAGGAGGGCTAttgttggtgatgatgGTATTGAAATTGGTTTTCACAACTTTGAGGAAATGTATCAGGATTTAAATTCAGACGAACTGGGAAACATTATTAATGAGTTCTTTACTTTGTTAGCTACATGTCACACAGTAATCCCAGAGGTTCAAGATGATGGTACTATCAAATACCAGGCCGCATCGCCAGACGAAGGAGCCTTGGTTCAAGGTGCGGCAGATGTTGGATATAGGTTCACAGTGAGAAAACCGAACTCAGTCGTCTTCGAGAATACCCATCTTGGAAGGAAATATACCTACGAACTACTGGATGTTTTAGAATTCAACTCCaccagaaagagaatgtCTGGTATTTTCAAGTGTCCCGATGGCCGCATCAGATTGTATTCGAAAGGGGCAGATACCGTTATTTTCGAAAGGTTATCACCTAGTGGAAATCACTTTGTGGAGGCTACTACCAGGCATTTGGAAGACTTTGCTGCAGAGGGGTTGCGGACATTGTGCATAGCGACAAGAGTGatttctgaagaagaatatttgGAGTGGAAACCAATCCATGATAAGGCCTCCACAACGTTGGTAGATCGTCAACAAAAAATGGATGATGCAGCGGAGTtaattgaaaaagatttatTCCTGTTGGGAGCTACAGCAATTGAAGACAAACTGCAAGATGGCGTTCCAGATACAATTTCCTCTTTGCAGGAGGCAGGTATCAAGATTTGGATATTAACTGGTGATCGACAGGAAACTGCTATTAATATTGGTATGAGTTGTCGTTTACTTTCTGAAGATATGAATCTCTTGGTGATAAATGAGGATTCGAAGGAAGAGACGAGGGATAATATGCTGAGCAAGTTGACAGCGTTGCATGAAAATCAAGTTTCTGCTGAAGACATGAGATCCCTGGCATTGGTTATCGATGGTAAATCATTAGGTTACGCCCTGGATCCAGATCTTGAGGACTATTTCCTTGAAATCGGAGTAATGTGTAGGGCTGTTATTTGTTGCCGTGTTTCTCCACTTCAAAAGGCCCTGGTGGTAAAGATGGTTAAACGAAGAAAGAAGGCTCTTCTATTAGCAATTGGTGATGGTGCAAATGATGTCAGCATGATTCAAGCTGCCCATGTTGGTATTGGTATCAGTGGTATGGAGGGTATGCAAGCTGCGAGAAGTGCTGATTTCTCTATCAGTCAGTTtaagtttttgaaaaaattgctCATCGTACATGGGGCTTGGTCTTATCAAAGGATCAGTGAGGCAATTCTTTACTCGTTCTACAAAAATATTGCATTGTACATGATCCAGTTTTGGTACGCTTTCTCAAATGCCTACAGTGGCCAAACTGTTGTGGAGTCTTGGACATTAACTTTGTACAATGTTTTTTACACTGTGGCTCCGCCAATTGTTATAGGAAtatttgatcaatttgtGAGTGCTCGTTACTTGGATAGATATCCACGGTTATACCGTGTTTGCCAAAAGGGcactttcttcaacgtGACTATTTTTTGGGGGTGGGTTATAAATGGGTTTTACCATTCAGCTGTCATATACCTATGCTCCATTTTCATATACAGATATGGAAATGTACTGAGTGGTGGTCAGGTTGCTGATCATTGGACCTTCGGTACAGCTGTTTTCACATCTTGTACACTGACAGCACTCGGAAAGGCTGCATTAGTGACTAATCTCTGGACTAAGTTTACTTTGTTGGCTATTCCGGGTTCATTTGGTTTTTGGTTGCTATTCTTCCCCTTCCATGCTACTGTTGGTCCTCTCATCAACGTTTCCCAAGAATACAGAGGAATAATTCCTTCGGTTTATGGTTCTTTAACATTCTGGGCTATGACTTTGGTGGTTCCAATCATGTGTCTTTTAAGGGATATTTTATGGAAGTACTACAGACGAATGTACCATCCGGAAACATATCATTTCGTTCAGGAGATTCAAAAGTACAACATACAGGACCACAAACCTAGAGTTACACACTTCCAAAAAGCGATCCGAAAAGTCCGTCAAGTTCACCGTATGAGAAAACAAAGGGGATTTGCCTTTTCCCAGGCCGATGAGGGCCAAGATAAACTGGTTCGCCTCTACGACACTACAAAAAAGAGAGATATAAATGGAGTGTTGTGGtga
- a CDS encoding Nucleolar protein, component of the small subunit (SSU) processome containing the U3 snoRNA, which produces MAKRSNKQSRSKTNRRIQDALQIAEKSERYQKSSRNQGSDDSDTDGAIMNAKRYVQGDYGDDNEEFVDEEIDSDEAFGPDDDFETFKSKGTDKTTAKGKGRGKPSHLEDEDEVDEEEDSEDEEGLVTLSQAWDMDDSEKRKANFAKSTQQLILNDNIDSAESSSEADSSSEEEEEEDPFAEMESYDEDEVELNTVVKDLDDADKNKNRVLINPKDEEDEYKVPTTGHKLSLKQMLEATGDSSISQDNFLLRRKLVDGSESATMAVPLPKRLQQRKEREAAYELSKAEADKWQDTVKSLREAEHLVFPLQPQKDSDEELEEPEAKELKPLTKLETAVNEVLKASSLLDDKKESTFEEMATAKMNPADLRRRQNELRMMRELMFREERKAKRIKKIKSKTYHKIKKKERLRTEQLVEGDESDEEEHDSKRALERMSLKHKTNGQWAKSIIKSGMSKDKSVRDELEETLRQGERLRAKIQGDEDYSDARSISDLESDGEESDPELRSKIGKGVMNMDFMKKAEAKQKAANKEELERLRRFQEYGQEDDLDEFRNESTSANVVLNTGRRVYTPGAALEHKEIEEENVKVLEEHEIDNAKSLTNKLSKTVHREKSKNAEDAVKESESQNEKQPEEENDSTVNPWLTITTNGSTHKSKKVRVIDKDSSKSEKAAAKLTKTKKRSNAHLEEDGPIVDMNERLKIVDPYGSDEDDEDGSNVRMFKQTELIREAFAGDDVIDEFQKEKEAIIKADGDKEVDLTLPGWGDWAGSDIKKKRRRKTVKVAGVVSEERRKDRQLNSVIINEKVNKKNLKYRTDKVPYPFETMAQYEQSLRTPLGQEWITRTTHQELITPRVIVNHGAVVDPLDAPFK; this is translated from the coding sequence ATGGCCAAGAGATCAAACAAGCAAAGTAGATCCAAGACCAATAGAAGGATTCAGGATGCCTTGCAGATAGCTGAGAAATCAGAAAGGTATCAGAAGAGTTCAAGGAACCAGGGTTCTGACGACTCTGATACCGATGGTGCCATCATGAACGCGAAGAGGTATGTTCAAGGAGACTATGGAGACGATAACGAAGAGTTCGTCGACGAGGAGATTGACTCTGATGAGGCATTTGGTCcagatgatgattttgaaacttttaAATCCAAGGGCACAGACAAAACAACAGCAAAAGGCAAAGGAAGAGGGAAGCCCTCCCATttggaagacgaagatgaggtcgacgaagaagaagacagCGAAGATGAGGAGGGACTTGTTACTCTTTCTCAAGCTTGGGATATGGATGATTCCGAAAAGAGGAAGGCAAATTTTGCCAAAAGCACTCAACAGTTGATATTGAACGACAACATTGATTCTGCTGAATCTAGCTCAGAAGCTGATTCCTCGTccgaagaagaggaagaagaggacCCGTTTGCAGAAATGGAATCAtatgatgaagacgaagtTGAGTTAAACACAGTTgttaaagatttggatgaTGCCGACAAGAATAAGAACAGAGTTTTGATTAATCCTAAAGACGAGGAAGATGAATATAAGGTACCCACCACAGGCCACAAGCTATCTCTTAAACAGATGTTGGAGGCAACTGGGGATTCCAGTATTTCCCAAGATAACTTTTTACTTAGAAGGAAGCTTGTTGACGGCAGCGAGTCCGCTACTATGGCTGTACCGTTACCCAAGAGACtacaacaaagaaaagagagagaagCCGCGTACGAGCTCTCTAAAGCTGAGGCTGACAAGTGGCAAGATACTGTGAAGTCATTAAGAGAAGCAGAGCATTTGGTATTTCCTCTTCAACCACAGAAGGATTCTGACGAAGAACTAGAAGAGCCAGAAGCTAAGGAACTGAAACCTCTGACCAAACTGGAAACCGCTGTTAACGAAGTATTGAAAGCCTCTTCATTACTTGATGACAAGAAGGAAtctacttttgaagaaatggCCACCGCCAAAATGAACCCCGCTGACCTTCGTCGTAGGCAAAACGAATTGCGAATGATGCGAGAGTTGATGTTTCGAGAGGAACGTAAGGCTAAGAGAATAAAGAAGATTAAATCTAAGACTTATCACAAGATTAAAAAGAAGGAACGTCTCAGAACTGAGCAACTTGTTGAAGGTGATGAATCTGATGAGGAGGAACACGATTCCAAGAGGGCCCTTGAAAGAATGTCCTTGAAACACAAAACAAATGGACAATGGGCTAAATCTATAATCAAAAGTGGAATGTCAAAGGATAAATCTGTTAGAGATGAGCTTGAAGAGACTTTGAGACAAGGAGAACGTTTAAGAGCCAAGATCCAGGGAGATGAGGATTACAGCGATGCTCGCAGTATTTCAGATTTGGAATCAGATGGAGAGGAATCTGATCCTGAGCTTAGATCTAAGATCGGTAAGGGAGTGATGAACATGGATTTTATGAAGAAAGCTGAAGCCAAACAGAAAGCAgcaaacaaagaagaattagaaAGATTGAGGAGATTCCAAGAATACGGCCAAGAAGACGATCTTGATGAATTCCGCAACGAGTCCACCTCTGCAAACGTTGTATTAAACACAGGGAGACGAGTCTACACTCCAGGTGCTGCTCTTGAGCACAAAGAGATCGAAGAGGAAAATGTGAAGGTATTGGAAGAACACGAAATCGACAACGCAAAAAGCTTAACCAACAAATTGAGTAAAACGGTACATCgtgaaaaatcaaaaaatgCTGAAGATGCAGTCAAAGAGTCCGAATCTCAGAATGAGAAGCAAcctgaagaagagaatgatAGCACTGTTAATCCTTGGCTGACGATCACTACTAATGGTAGCACTCACAAATCCAAGAAGGTAAGAGTAATTGACAAAGActcatcaaaatcagaaaaaGCAGCAGCCAAATTGACcaagacaaagaaaagaagtaACGCACATTTAGAAGAAGACGGGCCGATAGTTGATATGAACGAACGACTGAAGATTGTGGATCCCTATGGTTCTGATgaggatgacgaagatGGGTCTAACGTCCGAATGTTCAAACAGACAGAACTTATTCGTGAAGCTTTTGCCGGAGACGATGTGATAgatgaatttcaaaaggaaaaagaggcTATCATAAAGGCTGATGGTGACAAAGAGGTAGATTTGACTCTACCCGGATGGGGGGATTGGGCCGGATCAgatatcaagaaaaagagacgGCGAAAGACGGTCAAGGTTGCCGGCGTTGTTTCGGAAGAAAGACGAAAGGACAGGCAATTAAACAGTGTCATTATCAACGAGAAGGTTAATAAAAAGAATCTGAAGTATAGGACTGACAAAGTTCCATACCCCTTCGAGACCATGGCTCAGTATGAACAGTCGCTCCGTACACCATTGGGACAGGAATGGATCACTAGAACAACTCACCAAGAACTCATCACTCCCCGTGTGATTGTCAACCATGGTGCTGTCGTTGATCCTTTAGATGCACCTTTCAAGTAA
- a CDS encoding Gamma-glutamyl phosphate reductase, catalyzes the second step in proline biosynthesis, producing the protein MADVIAKNAHLASTVLKTLTDNERSDALVKVERALKLNKDRILEANLVDMETAKKNNLSDSLIKRLDLSKNDKFDSMCQGVLDVAQLEDPLNKITLATKIDDGLNLYRLTCPVGVLLIIFESRPEVIANITALAIKSGNAAILKGGKESFNTFKALSDVINETLTKETKVPENSIQLISTRSDVSDLLSQDKYIDLVIPRGSNALVRNIKDNTKIPVLGHADGICSIYVDEFAQLDKATKILIDSKTNYPAGCNAVEKCLIDETLVKSNLDDKVVPLLKSLIEAGITLHIDPELLKLLPQEISANEKTVAATEDDFSREFLSFDLAVKAVKNVQEAILHINEHSSKHTDCIITENKENADRFLQGIDSSGVYWNCSTRFADGFRYGFGAEVGISTNKIHSRGPVGLEGLVCYYYQMRGDGHIAGDYAGAGGVRVFKHEKIDPNSVVLN; encoded by the coding sequence ATGGCTGACGTTATTGCTAAGAATGCCCATTTGGCATCCACAGtgttgaaaactttgactGACAATGAGAGGTCTGATGCCTTGGTAAAGGTTGAGCGTGCCTTGAAACTGAACAAGGATCGAATCTTGGAGGCCAACTTGGTGGACATGGAGAcagcaaagaagaataatCTAAGTGACTCGTTGATTAAAAGATTGGATTTATCCAAGAACGACAAGTTTGATTCCATGTGCCAGGGTGTGTTGGATGTTGCCCAACTGGAAGACCCTTTAAACAAGATCACTTTAGCCACAAAGATTGATGACGGACTGAATTTGTATCGATTAACTTGCCCTGTTGGAGTGTTGTTGATCATATTCGAAAGTCGTCCAGAAGTTATTGCCAATATCACTGCTTTGGCAATCAAATCTGGTAATGCTGCCATTCTGAAAGGTGGTAAGGAGAGTTTCAACACTTTCAAGGCATTGTCTGACGTAATCAATGAGACTCTGACTAAAGAGACGAAAGTACCAGAGAACTCCATTCAACTTATTTCCACCAGAAGCGATGTCAGTGACTTGTTGAGTCAGGACAAGTACATCGATCTGGTGATTCCCAGAGGCTCCAACGCATTAGTTCGTAACATCAAGGACAATACCAAGATTCCTGTCTTGGGACATGCTGATGGAATTTGCTCTATCTACGTGGATGAGTTTGCCCAACTTGATAAAGCTACCAAGATTCTTATCGACTCTAAGACCAACTATCCAGCTGGTTGTAATGCTGTGGAGAAATGCCTCATCGACGAGACTTTAGTAAAGTCGAACTTAGACGATAAGGTTGTTCCTctattgaaaagtttgatagAAGCTGGTATCACTCTCCACATCGATCCTGAACTGCTTAAATTGTTACCTCAAGAGATTTCTGCTAACGAAAAGACTGTTGCAGCAACGGAAGACGACTTTTCCAGAGAGTTCCTGTCCTTTGACCTTGCCGTCAAGGCCGTTAAGAATGTTCAAGAGGCTATTCTCCACATAAATGagcattcttcaaaacataCGGACTGTATCATAACCGAgaacaaagaaaatgccGATAGATTCCTACAAGGTATCGACTCCTCAGGAGTTTACTGGAATTGTTCTACCAGATTTGCTGATGGTTTCCGTTATGGATTTGGTGCTGAAGTTGGTATCTCCACCAACAAAATTCATTCTCGTGGACCTGTGGGACTAGAGGGATTAGTTTGCTACTACTACCAAATGCGTGGAGATGGCCACATTGCTGGCGATTACGCTGGTGCCGGAGGGGTTCGGGTTTTCAAGCATGAGAAAATCGACCCCAATTCAGTAGTGTTGAACTAA